A segment of the Zingiber officinale cultivar Zhangliang chromosome 8B, Zo_v1.1, whole genome shotgun sequence genome:
ACCAGAAGCGATCTTCTAATCCTTGTTAATTTGCACAAGAATACTAGGAAAAATGAAAACTCGTTGTTCTGAAGAGGAGATGGCGGCTAAAAATAGCTTTAATCAAAAACTATCCTTAAAACATTAAACATGACGCTTATATATATGTCCAATACCCtaagatgcaaagaaaagaaataaatccTAACATAAAGGAAAAAGACTCAAAATCCTAAAATTCCTAAACGGactcaaaatccaaaaatacaaagatagaaattaacaaaaatattctaaataCAAAACtcgacaaaaataataaaaaagattaaaaattactttctcgaTTTGCTCTTTATCACATACTAGGAGATGCAAGGGGTTTAGACATGAGACGGTTGTTGTCTCCTTGGTCACTAGTGTTAGAGCATCAACAAAGCAAAGCCTGGTCAATTTCTACATCTTGCAAGCTGCCTTAGTATGAAAATTGGACATTGCAGTGGGTTGTAGGCTGCCCATAGGCACTCACTGAGCACCGATGGGGGAAGGTTTTCACTTTGACCTCCACAGGAAAAGTTGCCCTACTTCTATTGTGTTGCCGCGGGTAACGGTGGGAGTAATTGTCATTCCCTATCTCAAGCATGAAAAACCGAAGAACAAGCATTCAATTGTGCAAGCAGATCACACAGGAGCAGCCGAGCAGGGAACACTACAATAAGGAAACTAAGTTTCCAGAGCAAGAGCCGGCCATGAAAAAGTAATGCAGAATCAAGGTTGTGTAATGCAAGCAACATCGAGATCGAATGACATTGTGTGCGATGTTAGAGCATGAAAAGAGAGAAATCCTAGGGTAAAATACAGATTGGATTGCGTTTTTTGATCGAATTCTAAAACTACTACGATTGCCGATGCATCGAAATAGTCGGACAGTTTACATAATCTgcattcaacaaaaaaaaattgccCGATGCAGCATTCACTCAAACAACTTATGGTCATGAGGGCATGAATCAAGAAGATCAATCATTCTTCGGGAGCAATGGAGGAACTTGAGAACTTTCAACTAGAATAAAGCTTAGGGTTACCTTCAACCACCAATTCGACGAAGATCTCTTCACTTTCCTGCATCGAACAAGACCAAACCCTCCATCCTCGCCTTAGTtcgaggtcgccttgatctcccTCCGCAGTTCTCCGCCATCTCCTCCTCCCCCTTACGGCGATGCGAAATGACCGGATCGCGAGTTACAGCACGAGTCGCGTCCTTCTCGACAAGCGTCGCGCGTGCCCTCCGGTATCACGTTCTCTACATAAATCATACCCAGTGGGTCCCATACGACATATGAGCTCCAATGGCAGCCACGTCGGAAGGCACATCAAGGGGAAGATTCATTGAGGCGACGTTCCAAAATAGTAATCCTCCTCAAACCCACGATTTACGACACACGTACGAGTTGCGCCGCGATTAAGTCGCGAGTTCAGATCCAACACAGGACACGAACCTCGTCTTCCTTCCTCCGCCCTCACCGTCTCTTCTTCCCCTCctgccttcctcctcctcctcctcctcctcctcatatTCTCTTCATCTACCTCCATCTCCACTACTAATCGGAAGTTCCCCCGTGACCCCCGCCGCTCCGCCGCTCTTCCCCCTCCGCATCACGCACCTTTCCTCGTCTCTCGTTGCAAGAAGCCGCTGGCGTTACCTCCTTCCGCCTCCCTTGTTCCTGTCATCAATTTCAACTTCCGTTAAGGTAAAAACGCCATTTTTTTCAGTAAACTGTGGATAAAGCTTTATAGTGGTTTCGCAATTAGGGTTTGCTGTGCTCGTTCTTTCCTACCAATTAGGGTTTCCCCAGAAATGCAACATTTGATCCCCCATGTTCTTCTTCCAATTGGTGCCTTAGATACTTGCAGGACATGGAAGATGAGATGGAAGAGCCGATGCCTCCAAAGGAGAGCATAAACATAGGAATGGTTAAGCTAGATGACACCTCGAAATTGAAGGATGCAGTCGATCCTCCTTCTGCCGGAATGATATTCAAGTCCATAGATGAATTGTATGAGTACTACAAAACATTCGGCAATCAAGAAGGTTTTCCGGTGTTCAAGAAGTCGACAAAGAATGACAAGCAGGGGAGGTTGCATTTTGTCACACTCTCATGCGGTCGTGGTGGGAAGTCGAGATGCAAGCGCGAGAAGTTGGTGAATCCAATCTTGACGATGAAGATAGAGTGCAATGCTAAGCTCAATGCGAGAGTATACGATGATGGGGTTGCAAGAGTTACTTCTGTTTTCCTTGACCATAACCATGAACTGAGTCCAACTAGAGTCCGGTATCTTCCACGCCGGAGGAGTGTTACTACTAGTATCAAGCGGCGACGAGAGAAAGTCGATGAAGTTGGAGTTGATGTGGCAaagcctcttgcttcttcttcttcgatcgAATATGGAGGACAGGAAGATGAACCTTCCTTGGAGAAGATGTGCCAGAACTACATCAGCAACATTGACAAAGTTAGGAAGTTGTGCCTAGATGTTGGAGATGCTGGAGCAGTTTGCAACTATTTCAATCGGATGCAAGAGCAGAATTCGAATTTCTATCACTCGGTAGACTTCAATGAGGAGGGCCGCATCAGAAATCTCTTCTGGGCAGATGAGAGAAGTCGAGTAGCATACCAGTCATTCAACGATGTTGTTACATTTGACACCACACACTTGACCAACAAATACGATATTCCGCTTGTTACCTTTGTTGGAATGAACCATCACGGCCAACCGATACTCTTTGGCTGTGGGTTAGTATCAGGCGAGGATGCTGAAACATTCGTCTGGTTGTTCATGCAGTTGCTCGCTTGCATGTGTGGCAATGCACCGAGTGCTATAATTACCGATCAAGATATAGCCATTCAAAAGGCAGTTGAGATTGTTTTCCCAGAGACGCGACACGGATGGTGTTTAGGGCATATAATCAAGAAAATTCCTGGGAAGTTGAGTTGCCATTCGAACTACGAACCATTGAATGCTAATTTGATGCAGGTAGTTTATGATTCAATGCGCAAAGAGCAGTTCGATTTCAGTTGGGGCCAAATGATTCAGAAGTATGGTCTCGAAAGCAATCCATGGTTGAGTACATTATTTGACAACCGACATCAGTGGGTTCCGGTATATGTAAAAGACAGTTTTTGGGCCGGTATGTCTGCAGTACAGAGAAATGAGAGTGTGCACGCATTCTTCGAAGGGCACACAAACTCCAAAACAACACTGAAGCAATTTCTGGATCGCTACGATAAAGCATTGAGGGTTAGAGTCGAGAAAGAATTACATGAAGATTTGAACTCTTTCAACTATTGCTGCCCTTGCGTAAGTCACTACAATATCGAGAAGCAATATCAGCAAGCATACACCGATAGTAAATTTAAGGAAACCCAAGAGGAGTTCAAGGGGAAAATGTTTTGTTACGTTCACTCCGTCAAAGAAGAAGATGTTTTCGGCGTGTACGAAGTCATAGAAGACATGGTGGTAGAGAATGGCTTGAGTAACCAAAAGGTGGTTTTTACTGTATACTTCAAGCAGCCGGAGTTCGATGTCAGATGCAGTTGTCGTTTGTTTGAGTTTCGAGGAATTTTGTGTAGACATATCATCACGTTACTCACGGTGAAAGGAGTTTATTCGGTGCCGTACAAGTACATTCTTCCAAGATGGAGGAAGGACTTGCGAAGGGAGCACACGAAAGTAAAGGTCAGCTATAACAATTGGAACACAACTCCGCAGATGCAGCGATACGATTTAATATCGAAGAAGTCTCTCATGTTTGCGGACTTTGGAAGCACATCGGAAGAGAACACACAAATAGCATTGGATTTCATTGAACAGTTCAGGCAAAAGTTTAATATCGCCGACCCAATGGCTGTTACTGCTCAACCTTTTCAGTGATCCTTAGGACGTGTACCTTTACCTCGACTTTCAACGAGAGTCCAGGACCGTATATCACTTGTGGTCATAGTGTTACGAATGTAGTTGTAGATTGTTGCGATGATTATTGTATTCCGAGATACTTTGCCTTGCACCATGCTGCCATCTGCCGCAAGAGATGTGTCGATTGATGTTTATACTTGACAAACAATATGCCATGATTCATGTTTACGAGCGCGACTTTGATTCGTGTCGATTCCTGTATGCAACTTCATCATCAGTGAGATGACCTAATCACACTGATGACCTAATCAATTGATCCAATCGTTTTACACGAAGCACGGAGCGTGTATGTATATCGAAATCTTTCGAGGAAAGGTCAAGTGTTTGCGTAGCTTGTGGCGATCCTCCTGCCTTGCCTTGTCTTCTTGAATCATTTTGAAGATGTAAaagaataggaaatttaaaaCGAGGGTGTGATTAAGAAATTCAATAAAATTTAGGTGCATTGTTGCAAACTTTGTATAAATTTGGTGGAATACAAATAATATGCCACGTGGTGGTCTAGGCTAATGACACGTGTGTATCTTCCATCTTCCACCGGTTTGCCCGGCAGCAACATCGCCGTCGTGTCCTCGCCATCGCCTACTCCTCGCCGCCCATGGCCTCTCTCACCGACGCTGCCGCCCTCGATCTTGCTGTTGCATTCTTCTCCACGCCTATTCTTCGCCTCCGCCGACGCCACTCTCGCCGCCGTCGATGCGGTCGCTCTCCCCGACGACTTCGAGTCCCGCATAGGATCCCACTCCGGCGAGTGGATCTCCATCCTCCTCTGTCAGTACCTTCCACGTGCACGCGACCGCACGGCGAGATCAAGCCAACAGCTGTCGAGAGTCAAATCATGCCGCACGAATCGTAAAGTCTAGCTGTGGTCTTCTCCCCTCGTCCATCATCAGCCTCCTCGTGATAACACCTAAATTAATTAGGTCGGCCAGCGCATGTTCCCACGTCCGCCGCCGTCGTCTCCGCCGCGCAACCCACTCTGTTATTCCTGCGCCGCCCATCTCCAATCTTCCCTCTGCCAGCACCTCCTTAAAAGCCCAACGTGGCTTCGCCTTTATCGACACCTCTCCCGCATCATCGTCCACCTCCGCCAATGGCTTTCCGCGGCGACTTCGAAAGACCGCAAACCTCGGCCCCGAGCGCGTCCGAGTCCCTCGTATCCCCTCGATTCGTCTCCTACTGGTTAGAAATTCACCCACAGATCATCCATTTTCGTCACTTTTCGATCGGAAAAGTGCTTTTTTACTGATAAATTCGTTGCCTTGTGTTGTTTTTGAACTCAGCTGTGGCTCTTGTGGCTACGCACTGAATCTGAGCTCCGCCGATCGGTACATGACCAATATCGGCGCCAAATACAGGAAGTCCATCAAGAAGGGGATCGTTTCCTTCGTGTCCGTAGACGAGAGCCGGTTTTCTCAAGTCGAGGAGTTTCATTGCCGGCCGTACTTCGAGTCTTGGCAGTCCTGGGGATTGATGAGGCGGAGGACCAAATTGTTCTGCCGAAACTGTCGGAATTTCGTCGGCGTTGGTCAAGAGGACGGTGTCTCTTCTCCGGTTGGCTCTGATAGCTCCAGCTCCGGCTCTGGAAACGGGGAGGCCGCGTGGAAGAAATATGACATCAAGATTAAGGCTCTGCAGCCATTGTCTTCGGACAATTGAGGTATTCCTCTCTCCCTTATGTTCATCAGCTATTAGATATTCTTCCTGACCAAATGCATATTTGAGATGAAAGAAGTTAGTTTGTATTGCAGTGGTTGAATATGTTTGGACCAGGATTGTTCTTTTGATTGGTTTTCAATGTTTTATCTCTGATTGAGAGATCAAATGTACAAAGTTTTGATTGCAGTTGGCATATGTAGATATCATTccattgtgtgtgtgtgtgaaggaGATACCTATGAATGAAATATGTTGTGTTCTATTGATTGTCAAGTCAGACTCAGTATATTATTGCATAGCTATATTACTCTTGCATAGCTATAGATATATCAATTCAGACCAAGTCAAAACCAAATTTAAACCTTTAATTTCTCGTTTGGAAGTTCGTATCTACCAAAAACTTGTGCTGTCTCATTGTATATGAATTGCCCTAAGAATACAAGGTGGAAAACAAGATGAGTTTGAGGAATCTATGATTTACTCAATGCCTTTTTAAGTTCAATATACAGATAAACTtccaaaatatattaaaatttgttTTCTTGGTACTCTTGCTAGTTTTAGTTAGGTTTGGTTTTGATCTGAAAATTAGTAATCAAAATTTTGGTTTGGTTTGAAACAGCTGAACTGGACAATACCTATCCTAATGAAATTTCATAATAAACTATGTTTGGTTTGGCTAGGGAGATTGTCTTCGAACATTGCTTGCCATTAGTGACTGGTTGTTGAACTGAGAGAAGTAGAGTGCTACTTTGGTGTAGACTTTTTGGCAGAAATTGTCAATGAAAGCAACATTTCAGCTGAAACCCTGCGAACTAGCTAGCTATCTTGATAATATTGTCAACTATACTTGCAAATTCCGACCATTTTTTGTTAGGTATCATTAGTTTCGGCGTTCATGAAACATGCCGCTTTTTGAAAAGAGTGTTCTATTTAGTTGTAGTGATTGTTTCATGTTTAAGCAAGCTCCACATCTAACTCCTTTTTCATTTGT
Coding sequences within it:
- the LOC122016615 gene encoding protein FAR-RED IMPAIRED RESPONSE 1-like gives rise to the protein MEDEMEEPMPPKESINIGMVKLDDTSKLKDAVDPPSAGMIFKSIDELYEYYKTFGNQEGFPVFKKSTKNDKQGRLHFVTLSCGRGGKSRCKREKLVNPILTMKIECNAKLNARVYDDGVARVTSVFLDHNHELSPTRVRYLPRRRSVTTSIKRRREKVDEVGVDVAKPLASSSSIEYGGQEDEPSLEKMCQNYISNIDKVRKLCLDVGDAGAVCNYFNRMQEQNSNFYHSVDFNEEGRIRNLFWADERSRVAYQSFNDVVTFDTTHLTNKYDIPLVTFVGMNHHGQPILFGCGLVSGEDAETFVWLFMQLLACMCGNAPSAIITDQDIAIQKAVEIVFPETRHGWCLGHIIKKIPGKLSCHSNYEPLNANLMQVVYDSMRKEQFDFSWGQMIQKYGLESNPWLSTLFDNRHQWVPVYVKDSFWAGMSAVQRNESVHAFFEGHTNSKTTLKQFLDRYDKALRVRVEKELHEDLNSFNYCCPCVSHYNIEKQYQQAYTDSKFKETQEEFKGKMFCYVHSVKEEDVFGVYEVIEDMVVENGLSNQKVVFTVYFKQPEFDVRCSCRLFEFRGILCRHIITLLTVKGVYSVPYKYILPRWRKDLRREHTKVKVSYNNWNTTPQMQRYDLISKKSLMFADFGSTSEENTQIALDFIEQFRQKFNIADPMAVTAQPFQ